TTGAACAACGTATCTTACTACTAGCCACAATCTACTGTATTGATGTCTGCGCTTATGCTGTGATGAGTAATCATTACCATTTGGTTGTTCATGTGAACAGAGAAAAAGCACAGCACCTTTCTGATCATGAGGTTATTGAACGTTGGGGAAAAATTCATAGCTTACACCCTCTGACCGTCAGATATCTGTCTGGGGAACTGATGACGAAATCAGAGAAGAGAGCGGCACAAAAGTTGGTTAATCAGTGGCGAGAACGTTTGTATTCATTGAGTTGGATGATGAAAGATCTCAACATGGATATTGCCAAGCAGGCCAATGTCGAAGATGGTTGTACCGGGCATTTTTGGGAAGGACGATTTAAGTCTCAAGCTTTATTAGATGAGCAAGCATTATTGGCAGCTATGACTTACGTCGATTTAAACCCTGTGCGAGCGAAAATCGCGCCAACACCAGAAATGTCCAATCATACATCAATTAAATATAGACTTGATTCAATGGCACTTCATCAGGCTAAACCAAACGAATTATTTCCTTTTTCTGGCAATGAACACCAAGAGAAAAATCAAGGTATTCCGTTTAATTTCAATGAGTATTTGGAATTACTTGATTGTGTTGGTAGGCAACATCGAGATGATGAGAGAGGGAAAATTGATAACACTATGCCCAATATTATGCGGCGAATTCATACCGACAAAAACACATTCTTATCGATATGTTCAGCAATAGAAGGAAAACGTACTCAGTGGGTTGGATCTCAACATCAACTCAAGCAAGCTAAAGCCCATCTCAAACAGCATCGAATCCACGGAATCTGTTTATAACATCTTCTCTTCGGTGGTTAACTTCTCACTGACATACCACTTCTTCACAACTCGAACCAGATATAAACAAGAAAGTACGTTGAGTTGCTCATGTACCTCAATAAGAAAATGACAATTAACGCTCTTACTTGCTTAATTTATCATGACTGTCCGAATAGGAGCTTATTACTAACTTGACTGTCCTTGTAATAAGCCCTTCAAAATAGCTAATCAGTCAGTAATTAATCTGTGTGTCCTGATAACACGTAATGTAGCCCTTGCATTAATCCACCACGCCAACAGAGGCGTTCATGACCGCCGTCGTAGACAACGTATTTAGTGTGTGATTGACCATGTTGAAGTAGGGCATCGGCAACCTGTTTGTTGAGTTCTACCATACGTTTTTCACGTAACCCAACGTCAAGATAAGAGCGAATCACGGCCTTTTTATCGAGT
This DNA window, taken from Vibrio nitrifigilis, encodes the following:
- a CDS encoding transposase, translating into MTTARKHTVDLNVTPYYHCVSRCVRRSYLCGFDEFSCKSYEHRRAWVEQRILLLATIYCIDVCAYAVMSNHYHLVVHVNREKAQHLSDHEVIERWGKIHSLHPLTVRYLSGELMTKSEKRAAQKLVNQWRERLYSLSWMMKDLNMDIAKQANVEDGCTGHFWEGRFKSQALLDEQALLAAMTYVDLNPVRAKIAPTPEMSNHTSIKYRLDSMALHQAKPNELFPFSGNEHQEKNQGIPFNFNEYLELLDCVGRQHRDDERGKIDNTMPNIMRRIHTDKNTFLSICSAIEGKRTQWVGSQHQLKQAKAHLKQHRIHGICL